A stretch of Gossypium hirsutum isolate 1008001.06 chromosome A06, Gossypium_hirsutum_v2.1, whole genome shotgun sequence DNA encodes these proteins:
- the LOC107887259 gene encoding uncharacterized protein, whose product MLRICAFESLPMASPCDLLPLGLSPRLQKGKAHPACMYPVTLCHVSYTFYLSILFSDETRRGFPALSLLEDGGSQQKMEAWVPLFDIFMNSPTPEIEASLWLQQCFNATTLSSSTTTPITASSFLSLLTKPCNLFVDDSSFSSPLTPKRIMFIETLPGMVQSRVLSFLALENERFNGKELSKLARSLLTESQGLDFWVKKAARDLLDRVSEPNHVNKWISGFSLESGEEVVGQEFESLPDWLKDVAAGNDPLLYWLPLSAADCGPRFYDDSLENDESLFSQVEENGENGLKEVGDEIEMDRVLNVPLEPEIENMAASLRDRVINLESSFKAVALANEIRELCLDKGMDPFQVLCLIEPWKAEDEAASVLISHLSSGDEDELAWPSQVLCSIVLPKFLVLEEPASRLLLTSTIEYCKLHQRAAVHALLFPLVLRKEGINNPICDVITRILRECLHLVHVSAFCQTLLCGVEEERRFILLPCHEYHVSKELVWTDSLFNLLHNILNHNVHLTQESADRLVYHVRNIAERFSKSLKFGNFVLCLVTKCSSQLNSHKNVLTEAVESTNTLVTKSILLRIASL is encoded by the exons ATGCTTCGCATTTGTGCTTTCGAGTCTCTTCCCATGGCGTCGCCATGTGACCTGTTGCCTTTGGGTCTCAGTCCACGCCTACAAAAAGGAAAAGCCCACCCGGCCTGCATGTACCCAGTTACTCTATGCCACGTCTCATACACTTTCTATCTATCTATTTTATTTTCAGATGAAACCAGAAGAGGTTTTCCCGCGCTTTCCCTCCTAGAAGACGGAGGAAGCCAGCAAAAAATGGAGGCATGGGTTCCGTTGTTCGACATTTTCATGAATAGCCCTACACCTGAAATCGAAGCATCTCTTTGGCTGCAACAATGTTTCAATGCGACAACATTATCATCTTCAACAACAACTCCAATCACCGCAAGCTCTTTCCTTTCTTTGCTTACCAAACCCTGCAATCTCTTTGTCGATGACTCATCTTTTTCTTCACCTCTCACACCAAAAAG GATAATGTTTATAGAGACTCTACCAGGTATGGTTCAGTCAAGGGTACTTTCATTTCTTGCTTTGGAGAATGAGAGGTTTAATGGGAAGGAATTATCTAAGCTCGCACGCAGTTTGTTGACTGAAAGTCAAGGGCTTGATTTTTGGGTCAAGAAAGCAGCACGGGATCTGCTCGACAGAGTGTCTGAACCAAATCATGTTAATAAGTGGATTTCTGGTTTTAGTCTGGAATCTGGCGAAGAAGTAGTCGGCCAAGAGTTTGAGTCCTTACCGGATTGGCTCAAGGACGTGGCTGCTGGTAATGATCCACTTCTCTATTGGCTTCCTTTATCTGCAGCTGATTGTGGTCCTCGTTTTTATGATGATAGCTTGGAAAATGATGAGAGTTTGTTCAGTCAAGTTGaggaaaatggagaaaatggttTGAAAGAAGTTGGGGACGAAATTGAGATGGATCGGGTTCTGAATGTGCCTTTAGAAcctgaaattgaaaatatggctGCTAGTTTGAGAGACAGGGTTATAAACTTAGAATCTAGTTTCAAAGCTGTAGCATTAGCAAATGAAATTCGTGAACTTTGCTTGGATAAAGGAATGGATCCTTTTCAAGTTCTGTGTCTGATTGAGCCTTGGAAAGCCGAGGATGAGGCTGCTTCGGTGCTAATTTCTCATCTTTCAAGTGGGGATGAAGATGAGCTTGCTTGGCCAAGTCAGGTTCTCTGCTCAATTGTGCTTCCTAAGTTCTTGGTTCTAGAAGAGCCAGCCTCACGTCTGCTACTGACTTCAACGATTGAGTACTGCAAGCTCCATCAGAGGGCTGCGGTGCACGCATTATTGTTTCCACTTGTACTACGAAAGGAAGGTATCAATAACCCCATCTGTGATGTGATTACTAGGATTCTGAGGGAATGCCTGCACCTGGTTCATGTTTCTGCCTTCTGCCAGACACTTCTTTGCGGAGTTGAGGAGGAGAGGAGATTCATTTTACTCCCATGTCATGAATACCATGTCTCGAAGGAATTGGTATGGACGGATTCATTGTTTAACCTCTTACACAACATTTTAAATCATAATGTTCATTTAACTCAGGAGTCAGCTGATCGTCTTGTGTACCATGTTAGGAACATAGCCGAAAGATTTTCCAAATCTTTGAAATTTGGAAACTTCGTGTTATGTCTGGTCACTAAATGTTCTTCACAACTTAATTCACATAAGAACGTACTGACTGAAGCGGTTGAGTCCACGAATACTCTTGTTACGAAATCCATTTTATTAAGAATAGCTagcttataa